The genome window ACCAGCGGCAGTTTGCGGCGGGCCAGCATCTTCGGGGCCAGGGTGACGTCGCTGAAGAGGTCGCCGCTGGTCATCTTGTAGAGGGCCGTCAGCGGGATTTCGCTCATGCGCCCGGCCTTCTCAACGACCTTCAGGAACGCCCGGTGGAACGCCAAGACCTTGCGCTGGCTGGCCGACACCTTGCCCTCTCGGTACGACATCTCGCGGAGGGCGTCGATGACGGCCGCCGGGTCGAGTTTCTTCGGGCACCGCTGCGTGCACGTCAGGCACCCCGCGCAGACCCAGATGGCCGCACCGGACAGCAGCCGCGCGGCAGCCTCCGTATCGCCGATCTGCACCAGGCGCATGATCTGGCTCGGCATGACGTCCATCCACCGGGCCATCGGGCACCCGGCTGTGCACTTGCCGCACTGGTAGCACTCGGCCACGTTGACACCCGTGGCTTTCCGGACGCGTTCAGCAAGTTCGGACATCACCGGTGTTGACACGGCACCGCTCCAGGGCATAAAAGGGGATTCGAGACTCAGCATCCAGGCTCGGCCAGAGGCGATCCTCTGCTCCCGAATTCCAAATCCCGAATCCCAAATTTTATCCACTGAATTATACGGTCGCAGGGCCCGCTTGGCAAGACAGAATTACCGACCTCCTGTTTTTTCACAGCGTGCAAAACGGCACAAGCCGTACAATAAGCCGGCCCATGGTAAACGGCAATCCCATTCCGCCCGAGCCGTCGCAGGAGTCCCGACCGCCGCGCCGCAAGCGGTATCCGGGCAAGCACCCCAAGCGCTTCGACCAGCGCTACAAGGAACTGCATCCGGAGGCCTTTCCCGGCATCCACGCGCACGTGCGTGCCCAGGGCCGGACGCCCGCCGGGGCGCATGTTCCGGTCCTGGTGGCGGAGGTCGCGGCCGCGCTGGCCCCGGCGTCCGGCGAGACGGTCGTCGACTGTACGCTCGGCTGCGGCGGCCACGCCGTTGAGTTCCTCCGCCGCATCGGCCCAGCGGGGCGACTCATCGCGTTCGACGTTGACGCCGCCGAGATGGAACGTACCCGCCGCCGCCTGGCCGAGGCCTTTCCGGCCGGCATCGTCCTCCCCATAGACTCGCCCCGCGGCCCTGGATCACGCGGCGGAAGTGGCGGCCCCCGGCGGAAGGGGGCGGCGGGACCGGACGGCGGCCCTCGCGTCATCCTCCGGCGGGGCAACTTTGCCGGCATCGACCGCGCCCTCGGGGCCCTAGGCATCAACGGGGTGGACGTCATCTTTGCCGACCTCGGCGCCTCGAGCATGCAGGTGGACGACCCGTCGCGGGGTTTCAGTTACAAGCAGGACGGGCCCCTCGACATGCGGATGGACGCGCGCCTGACGCTGACGGCCGCCGACCTCGTCAACCGGTTGTCCGAGGAGGGGCTGGCCGCCGCGCTGGTCGAACTGGCTGACGAAGCGGACCACGCCGCCATTGCCGCGGCCATCGTCCGCGAACGCCGCCGGCAGCCGATGACGCGGACGCGCGACCTGGTGCGCGTGGTCCTGGAGGCCAAGGGGCTCGACCCGCGCCGCTGGCGGAAGGAGGCGACCGGCGACAAACTCCACCCCGCCGCGCTCACGTTCCAGGCGCTGCGGATGCTGGTCAACGACGAACCGGGCGCCCTGCGGCAACTCCTGCGCGCGGCCCCGGCGTGCCTGCGGCCGGGCGGGCGCATCGGCTTCATCAGTTTCCATTCGGGCGAGGACCGCATCGTCAAGCAGGCCTTTCGCGAAGGCCTGCGGCAAGGGGTGTACGAGGCCGCTTCAGATGAGGTCATCCGCCCGTCGCGCGAGGAGGTCCGCGCCAACCCCCGCGCCGCCCCGGCGAAGTTCCGGTGGGCACACTACTCGCTGTGGGACCTGGGGCGGTGTGGATGAAACGAAGGCGGCGATAGTACTACAACGCCATTTCGTGCGGCGGGTCTCCGCACCCGCCGTGCAATGGCCGACGGTTGGAAGCGCGGCTCTCGGAACTGGGGGCGGCCTTGATCGACGCCTATCGTCGCCGACGCGATGGAGAGGCCCCGTGAGCCTGACCTACTGCCCGGAGTGTCTGAAGAAGCAGCAACGGATCAGCGAACTCGAAGAGGAAGTCGTCCAACTTAAAGCCCGTGTGCGTTACCAGGAGCACATCGCCGCCGAGGGGCCGTTCGGTTCATCCACCCCTTCCTCGAAGGTGCCGATCAAGCCCTCGGCCCTTCCCGAGCGTCAGGCCCGCCGGGGCGGGGGGCGGCCGGGCCACGCGGGGCATGGACGCGGGGTTCGACGACGGCGCCTTTCTGGCCGACGTGGAGGCCGACCAGATTGTTCCCCATGTGCCGGTGCGGAGTCCCGGCGCGCCGGGATCGGCTCCGGGCGGACGACGAGGCGGGCCAGGCGCGGCGTCGGGCGCATCGACGGATGAAGACCAAGGCGTACGCGATCGGCCAGCGACTGCGGAAACGCGTCGAGGAGATCTTCGCCTGGATGAAGACGGTAGGTGACCTGGCGCGGACCCGATTCGTGGAGCGATGGAAAATCCGGCTGGAGATGCTCGTGAAGGGCGCGGCGTACAACCTGCTGCGGCTCGTGCGTCTGACGCCTCCGCAGGATGCTGCGCCGGCGGAGACGGCGCGGCCGGCGGGGTGAACGCCGCCCGCCCAGGCTTCCGAACGTCGTTCGGGAGCCGCGCGCGACATAACGGAACGTCTTGCGAGGCCGCTCAACTATAAAAATGTCTCACCAAGAGAGACAAAACGTCGTCAGGCCGACTTCTTTAGCGGCCTGCTAGACAATGGGGAGGGGTTCCTGGTAATCTTGGATGTCGTGCAATAGGCTTGGCGGAGGAATACCATGACGACTTCAGGATCCCGTCGGCTTTCCGCCCTCATCGTCCTCTTGCTGGTGCTCATGCCGTCGGCGCTTTTGGCACAAGAGTCCACCCTTGCGCCAGATACGGCCCTCGGAAACGGCGCCCTGGTGTGGATCGTGCCAGGTGGGCACTCGGTCCATATTGATCCGCCGGAGGTGAGCATTGACGGCAAGACAGGCTCGCCGCTCAAACTCACCAAGCAGACGGTGGACGGAAAAACGACTCTGCTGGAATATGCTGTCTCCCTGAATGCGCCCGAAGCGAAGACGGATGGTTACTATCGAATGGACGTCACGCTCTATGCCGGCGACGGAGACTGGGGCCTCCGCCAGAAGTCCGAACTCGTCTTTTCAAAGCCGATCAAGCGGGACGTTCGCGTCACGCAGGCACTGCGAATCCCTGGAGCTGCCAAGGCACTGATCACGGAAAAGACCCGGACGAGCAGAGACCTCAAGGAGATCTACTCCGAGCCCCGCCTGATCGCCAGAGAGCTCTCCGCGGTTGATCCCCTGGGGGCCTATTTCAACCTCGGCCAGAAGTCGACCGATCTGCAGCATGTCTACCTGTCCATGCCGATCATCGGCATAGCTTTCAGGGAGGGAAAGGCTTTTCCCCAGGGCAAACCGCTCTTTCTGAGCATCGCCTGCGATCCCTACGCAGGATCTCAGTTCTATGGCCTGGCGATGAAGGGCGAAGATGCCGGAGTGAAGGTCACCGTCTCTCACACGTATGCGGGCTCCATGGTGCCTGTGAAGCAGGAAAATCGCTACGTGGTGCTGAAGGCTCATCGCAAGGGTGCGGACGGCATCATCAACACCTTCTATGCTACCATTCCCGAGATCGTGCCTGCACCGGCTTGGACGTATGAAGTCGCGGCGAACTACTACGACTATTTCTCCCAAGAGGGAAAAGGCTGGTTCGCGAACATCCAGAAGCTGGCCGAAGTGTTTCCTGACAAGAATCAACGCGGCAAGATTGTGTGCTGCCTGCACGGTTGGTACGACTTCGACGGAATGTACACCTTCGACTACGACAAGAATGCATTGGCCGACTCCTGGGTGGTTCATAAGAAATACCCGATGGATAAGCAAGAGATGCATCGACGCATCAGGTTCGCCACGGACCTCGGTTTCCGAGTCGTGCTCTATTTTGCGGACGGGATGAACTGCACCGGCGTGCCGAACGATATCCGCAAGGGGCACGCCTATGTCTATGCGAATGGCAAGACGCGGGGCGGCTGGGTTGGACCCACGGGCGGCGGCGGACCAGCGCTCGACCCATCCTCTCCCGTCGTTCAGAGGTGGTTCGCAGCCTACTTGGAGGCCCTGCTGAAGGAATATGGCAAAGAAGTAAGCGGCTTCGTCTTCGACGAAACCAACTACTTCATTCCCGGCGATGTCTCTTACCGCGACAAGGAGCACCCAGCCTACGCCGACCGAGCGATGATGAGTCTGATGCGCGACCTCAGCAGCAAGGTCCAGCAATGGCAGAAGACCAACGCCGATCTGGTGTTTCTGGAAGGCTCGCACCACGTCTACGGCTTGGTGGCACACGGTTCCTACTCCGATTTTCCCGGCTTCCCATTGATCATTAACTATCGCAATAACTCGTGGCAAACCTACTGGGAGAAGCCCGGTATCCGCAATCTCCACGGGCATTACCGTTCCGACATCAACATGGATTACCCCTACGGCTTTGATATGTCACTATCCGATGGCTGGTCGGACACAGGCTACCCTCCCACCGGACCGTCGCGGATGTCCGCCGATATCCTTGCCGAAGTTGCGGAACGATTCCAGCGCCGAATCAAGGAAGGCCCCCCACGGCTGAAGCTTAAGGAAATCGAGGGACTCGACTCTCTGGTCCGGCCAATTCCCTGAGGGGCCGCTTTGACGCGCGATGAGATGGGTGTCCCCCCCGAAAAACCCCATCTGGCTCTTCGGATGAGACGAACAGCCCGTATCGGACGAGCCTTGGCAGGTAAAGCTTGCGAGTTCGGAGGCTGAGCTTGATCGTTTTCGGCTGGACGCTGTCGTGAAGCGAAGAACGGGCCGGCGGAGGCGCAGACTGGTCAAGTCGGCCCAGAGCAGAATGGCCCAGCCCCCCTGCCGTTACGCCGGGCTTCACGGGCACTCCCGCCACCCCGTTGTCAAAGATCAATGCCAGCAAAGCCCGCCACCTGCTCCGTTTCGACGCGGATGTGATTTTCGGGATGCACAAGGGGTTCTTGTGTAAGATGCATGCCCGACACGACTTACAAAACCTTTCTTTGCCGCCGAACACCCGGAATACCTCTTGCAAAGCCCAGGGCCGGCCGTAAAATGGTACTGACTGGTCAGTTCCATTTTGAAGGACGGTGTCCCAGCGCCGGAGGCGTACGCCATGGCCAAGCGAGACCGGCGGGAAGCAATTATGCGGGCGGCCGAGAAACTCTTCACCGGTCCGCGCTTCCATGAGATCACGCTGGACCACGTCGTCGAGGAAGCCGGCGTCGGCAAGGGCACGGTCTACCGCTACTTCGAGAACAAGGACGACCTTTTCTTCCAGACCGCGACGCGCGGTTTCGACGAGATGTGCGAGTTGCTGCTGCGGAAGGTGCCCGAGGGAGCCCCTTTCGCCGACCGGCTGTTGAGCGCCTGCGTCGAGATCGGCGCGTTCTTCAAGCGTCGGCGGAAGTTGTTCCGCATGATGCAGTCCGAGGAGGCCCGGATGCACTGGCGGCGTCCGGAGATTCGCAAGCGGTGGCTCGCGCGGCGTCGGCGGCTCGTCTCGGCCGTCGCCGAGATCCTGCGCCAGGGCGTCCGCGACGGCAAGGTCCGCCGCGACGTCCGGCCGGACATCCTCGCCGCCTTTCTCCTGGGGATGCTCCGGGCGCGGGCCCGCGACATGACCGACGTCCCCGAACGCGGGCGGAGCCTGAAGAGAGTCGTGGACCTGTTTCTGGCGGGCGCCGGCCGTTGCGGCTGAGGCGACAAAGGACCAGGCGTGCCCTGCCCTTCGCGCGGCGGGGGCGCCGACAACGGAGCCGAGGACCATGAAGAAGGCGCTTGTGGTGCTTGTTGTCCTGGGGATCGCCGGCGTGGCGGGCTGGCAGATCTGGGTGCGGGTCACCGCCGCCGGCAAGCAAGCCGCCCGCGAGCGGACGCCCGTGCCGGTCGAGGTCGCGCCGGTCGAGCGGGCGACCATCCGCGACATCGGCGTCTTCACGGGGTCGCTCCAGCCGAAGGCACAGTTCCTCGTGGCGCCGAAGATCGGCGGCCAGCTGGTGAAACTCTTCGTGGACGTCGGCGACGCTGTGCAGCGTGACCAGATGATGGCGCAACTCGACGACGAGGAACTTACCCAGGAAGTGGAGCAGGCGCGGGCCGAACGCGACGTCGCCCAGGCGAATGCGGAGAACGGCACGAGCGACCTGGAACTCGCCCGGCGCGAGTTCGAGCGGGTCCAGACGCTCCGCGAGAAGAAGATCGCCTCGGAGGCCGAACTCGACGCGGCCCAGGGTCGTTACACGACGGCCCAGGCCCGGTGCAAGGTGGCGGCGGCCCAGGTGGCCCAGAAGGAGGCCGCCCGGAAGGCGGCCGACGTCCGCCTGGGGTACACGCGGGTCCTGGCCCACTGGGAGAGGGAGGACGGGCCGCGCGTCATCGGCGAGCGGTTCGTCGACGAAGGGGCGCTCTTGAAGGCCAACGAACCGATCGTCTCGGTCCTCGAGGACCGCGTCCTCGTGGGCGCGATCAACGTCATCGAGCGTGACTATCCGAAGATCCGCATCGGCCAAGAGGCCACGATCACGACGGACGCTTTCCCGGGCGAGCAGTTCCCGGGCCGCATCGTCCGCATCGCCCCGTTCATGAAAGAGAGTTCGCGCCAGGCCCGCGTGGAGATTGACGTGCCGAACGCGGACCGGCGCCTCGCGTCGGGCATGTTCATCCGGGTGTCGTTGGAGTTCGCCGAGCACGCGGGGGCGACAGTGGTGCCTGTGGAGGCCCTCGTCAAGCGCGAGGGGCGTCCGGGCGTCTTCGCGGCCGACATCCAGGCGCGCAAGGCCCGCTTAGTGCCGATCAAGGTGGGCATCCAGAGCAGCGAGCGGGCCGAGGTGCTCGAACCGGCCCTTGAGGGCTTCGTGGTGACGTTGGGGCAACACCTGCTGGAGGACGGTTCGCCGATTCTCCTGCCGCAGGAGAGCAAGCCCGCGGCGGCCGCGGAGTCGCCCGTGCCCGGAGACGACCAGTGAATATCGCGCGCTTCTCCGTCCACCGGCCGATCTTCACGATCATGGTGGTCCTGATCGTGGTCATCCTGGGCGTGGTGTCGCTCGTGCGGCTGCCGATCGACCTGATGCCGGACATCTCGTACCCGACGCTGACCGTCTCGTGCATCTATGAGAACGCCTCGCCGGAGGAGATCGAGAAACTCATCTGCCGGCCGATCGAAGAGGCTGTCAGCGCCGTCCCCGGGGCCGAGGAAGTGACGAGCACGTCGTCGGAAGGCCAGGGGATGATCCGGGTGACGTTCTCGTGGGGTACGGACCTGGACGCGGCAGCCAACGACATCCGCGACCGGCTGGACCGCGTTATCCCGCGTCTGCCGGAGAACGCCGACCGGCCGACGCTCCGCAAGTTCGACCTGGCCAGTTTCCCGATCCTGATCCTCGGGGCCTCGAGCCGCCTCGACCCGGTCCAGATGCGCAAGATCATCGACGACCAGGTCACGTACCGGCTGGAGCGGGTGCCGGGCGTGGCCGCGGTGGACATCCGGGGCGGCCTGGAGCGGGAGATCCACGTCTCCTTGAATCCCGAGAAGGTCAACGCGCTGGCGATCCCGTTCGAGCAGATTATTCGTCGCGTCAGCGAGGGCAACATCAACGTGCCGGCCGGCACGATCGACCGCGGCAACTTCCAAGTCACCATCCGCACGCCGGGCGAGTACACGACGCTCGAGGAGATCGGCGACACGGTCATCGCGACGCACGAGGGCGTGCTGATCCGGCTGCGCGAGATCGCCGACGTCGAGGACTCGTGGGTGAAAGTGACGCGGATCGTCCGCGTCAACGGCGAGCCGGGCCTGAGGCTGTCGATCAACAAGCAATCCGGCAAGAACACGGTGGAGGTGGCCCGGGCGGCGCTCGCGGAACTCGACGCGATCAACCGCGACATCCCCCAGATCGCCATCGTGCCGATTATCGACACGTCGGACTACATCCGGCGTTCGATATCGAGCGTCGGCTCGTCGGCGGCCTACGGCGGCGGGCTGGCGGTGGTCGTGCTCCTCTTGTTCCTGCGGAACGTGCGCAGCACCGTGGTCATCGCGCTCGCTATCCCGATCTCGATCGTGGCGACGTTCGCCCTGATGTACTTCGGCGGATTCACGCTCAACCTGATGACCCTCGGAGGCCTGGCGCTCGGCGTCGGCATGCTCGTGGACAACTCCATCGTCGTCCTCGAGAACATTTTCCGGCTGCGCGAGGGTGGCCAGCCGCCCGAGGCGGCCGCCGTCAACGGCACCGAGGAAGTCACGGCCGCTGTCGTCTCGAGCACCCTCACGACGGTGGCCGTGTTCCTGCCGCTCGTCTTCATGCGCGGCATGTCGGGGGTGATGTTCAAGCAACTTTCGATCGTCGTGAGTTTCTCGCTGCTGTGCTCGCTGGGGGTGGCGCTGACGATCGTGCCGATGCTTTCGGCGCGGATCCTCACGTCCCAGCAGGGCCGCGAGGCTGCACGCGAGACGCTCGGCCACCGGATTTTCCGCCTCAGTGCGCGGTTCTTCGAGCGGCTGGAACTCCAGTACCGCGATCTCCTGCGCTGGGCGCTCGGGCACCGGCTGCTAGTCGTCCTCGGGGCGGCCCTCGTGCTCGGCGGGAGCCTTTCGCTCATCCCGTTCGTCGGCGTCGAACTGATGCCCACCACGGACGAGGGCGAGGTCCGCATCTCCGGCGAGATGCAGGTCGGCACGCGGCTGGAACTGGTGGACCGCCAGTTCAAGGACGTCGAAGCCATCGTCCGCCGGTTTGTTCCCGAGATCAAGAATCTCGTCACGAGCATCGGCGGGTCGCCGTGGCACGGCGGAGGATCGCACCTTGGGGAGATGCAGATCTCCCTGGTGCCCCAGAGCAAGCGCACGCGGTCGAGCGACGAGATCGCCGCCGATCTCCGCAAGAGGCTCCAGGGCATCCCCGGCGTGACCATCCGCACCCGCGCGGGCCAGGGGCTCTTCGTCTTGCGAATCGGCACTCAGGACGCCGACGAAGTCCAGGTGGAGATCCGCGGCTACGACCTGGAGACGGCCGACGCCCTCGCCGCGAAGGTCAAGGCCATCGTCGAGGCCGTCCCCGGCGTCACCGACGCCCAGACCAGCCGAGAGTCCGGCACCCCCGAAGAACTCATCCTGATCGACCGCGAGAAGGCGGCGGACATGAAACTGACGCCCTCGGCCGTCGCGAACGCCCTCGAAACCTTCCTCTCGGGCACTCGGGCCGGCGACTTCCGCCAGGAGGGCGACGAGTACCGCATCCTCGTCAGGCTCAAGGATCCCGAGCAGATGGCACTCAGGGACATCCTCGACCTCACGCTGACCAACGCCGACGGAGAACCCGTCGTCCTGCGGAACGTCGTCAACGTCGCGCCGCGGAGCGGCCCCGTCCAGATCGAACGCAAGGACCAGGAGCGGGTCACGACCGTGTCGGCCAACCTCAGCGGCCGCGACATGGGCTCCGTCCTTTCGGACATCCGCAAAGGCCTTCAGTCGGTGCCCGTCCCGCAGTCGTTCAGCATCCTCTTCGGCGGCGACTACGAGGAACAGCAGAAGGCCTTCCGCGAACTCCTCCTCAGCATCTCGCTCGCCCTCGTCCTCGTGTACATGGTGATGGCGTGCCAGTACGAGTCGCTCCGCGACCCGTTCGTCGTCATGTTCTCGGTCCCCTTGGCCGCCATCGGCGTCGTCCTGACCCTGTTCTTCACCCGGACGACGTTCAACATCCAGTCCTACATCGGGTGCATCATGCTGGGCGGCATCGTCGTCAACAACGCCATCCTCCTGGTGGATCACACGAACCTGCTGCGCCGGCGCGACGGCATGCCGCTCCGCGGGGCGATTGAAGAAGCCGGCCGGCGACGGCTCCGGCCGATCCTGATGACCGCACTGACGACGATCCTCGGCCTGCTGCCCCTGGCCCTCGGCATGGGCGAAGGCGGCGATGCCCAGGCGCCCCTCGCCAGGGTCGTCATCGGCGGGCTCTTCAGTTCGACCCTCATCACGCTTGTCTTCGTCCCGGTGATGTACTCGATCTTCGAGCGCCGCATGGCCGGCGCCCGACTGGAGGCCGGCCAGGCCTGACCGTTTCCGGGGGAAGCCGCTTGCAGGGAAGGAGACTTATGGTGCGGAAGATCGCCCTTGGCCCGCTCGGCGCTGTGATGCTTGGCCTGGCCCTTCTGCTTCTTGCCTCGTGTGTCTCGATGGACTTCACGCGTCCGTCGGACTACATCGGTCCGGTCCGCGAGGCCGAGGTCCGCCCGCCGGCGCCGCCGCCGGCGCTTCCGCCCGAGGCCGCACCCGCCGAGCCGCCGCCCGCCGAAGCCCCCGAGGCCGCCGCACCGCAGCCGATCGAATTCGGCGTCCAGGAGGCCATCGTGATGGCGATGGAGAACAACCGCGCGCTGTCGGTCGAGCGACTCCGCCCGCCCATCCGCCGCACCTTCGAGCAGGAGGAGCGGGCCGCCTTCGACCCGGTCCTCACAGCCGGCGCCGGCCGCGAGCGGACGCGGGAACCCGACACCCCCCCGGACGGACCGTCGAACCTCGTCACCAAAGCCATCGCCACCGACACCGCTGTCTCCGAGTTCCTTCCGACAGGCACGACTCTCTCCGTCGGCGCGAGCACCGAGGTGCTCGACGGCTCGCTCTACGACGACCGGCTCGCCTCCACGCGCGTCGGCCTCTCGGTAACCCAGGCGCTTTTGCGCGGGGCGAGCGTCCAGGCCAACCTCGCGAGCCTCCGGCAGGCGCGGCTCGACACGCTCGCTTCGGAGTACGAACTCCGCGGATTCGCCGAGGCTCTCGCGGCCAGCACCGAAGACGCCTACTGGGACTACGCCCTTGCGGAGCGGCGGATCGAGATTTTCCAGGGCGCCCTCGCGCTGGCCGAAAAACAAATGGCCGAGACCCAGGAGCGGATCAACGCCGGCAGTCTGGCCGAGATCGAGTTGGCCGCCTCCGAGGCGGAGGTCGCGCTTCGACGCGAGAACCTCATCAACGCCCGCAGTGGGTTGGCGACATTCGGCCTCAGGCTCCTCAGGCTCCTGAACCCCGCGGGCGGGGCCTTCTGGGACCGCCCCATCGTCCTCGGGAACCAGCCCTCCGTCCCCGACGTCGAACTCGATAAGGTCGGCCAGCACGTCCGGGTCGCCCGGCGGATGCGGCCGGACCTTAACCAGGCGCGGCTGCTGGTGAAGCGCGGCGACCTGGAACTCGTCAAGACGAGGAACGGCCTGCTGCCGAGGCTCGACCTGTTCGTGACACTCGGAAGGACCGGCTACGCCGACTCTTTCGGCCGGTCGGTCGAGGCAACCGACGAGGGCCAGAACTACGACGTCTTCGCCGGCGTCCAGTTCCTCTATCCGCCGATCAACCGCGAGGCGCGGGCCCAGCACAGCCGGGCGGTTCTCTCGCGCCAACAGTCGCTCGAGGCCGTCCGCAACCTCGCCCAACTCGTCGAGGAGGACGTCCGCAGCGCGTACATCGAGGTCAACCGCGCCCGCGAGCAAATCCCCGCCACCGCCGCCACACGACAGTTCCAGCAGGAGAAGGTCCGGGCCGAGACCGAGAAGTTCCGCGTCGGCAAGTCGACGTCGCTCCTGGTGGCCCAGGCCCAGCGCGACCTCCTCCAGAGCCAGATCGCCGAGGTCCAGGCCGTCACGAACTACCTCAAGGCCCTTGTCAACCTCCACCGCCTCGAGGGATCCCTGCTCGAGCGGCGCGGCATCGCGGCGCCGGGGCGCGAGCCCGTCACCCTCGCCGGCGAGGCCGACTGAGCGGGATGGATTGGCGGACGCCCGCAGCCCCAAGGCGCGGGCCGACTGACCCCCCTTAGTAACCCGCTTTTCGCTCTCAACAACAGAAACCGCCCGCGCGCCGGTGCACCATTGCAATATGGCGTTCGCGGGCGGAAAATGAACAGACAGCGTCGCGGCCCGGCTACGAAAAGGGGAAGGGAATGCAGCGAGGCGTTGCGAGGCGGCACGTACTCGTTCTCGGATCATTTCTTGTGCTCGTGGCCGGGTGCGCCGCCCCTGCCGAACGCGAGGCGAGCGAGGCGGTCGCCGACGTCGCTCGCGAGTACGCGCGCCAGCCGGCGGCTTGACAGTCGGCCGGGCGGCGATAGAATACGGCTGTCAAACCGTTTCGCGGAGAGGTGGCTGAGCGGCCGAAAGCGACGGTTTGCTAAACCGTTAGGCGGGGTAAACCTGCCTCCCGGGTTCGAATCCCGGCCTCTCCGCCACTTTTTGCCGCCTGTTGCGGCACGAGGTACTGCGATGCCCACCCGTATGCGTCTTTGCCTGTTTGCGGCCCTTGCGTTTTTCCTCGCCGCCTGCGCAGCATCCTGCGGAGGCTGCGCGCCCAAGACGCAGCGCGCGCCCCGACACATCGGCGCCGACGTCCTCGGCGGCCTGGCGCCCCAGGCCCTCCGCGACGCCTACGCCACTCCCGCCTTCGTCGTCCGCAACCTGGCGGACGGACGCCACGCCGCTCTCCAGGACACCGACCTGGCGCCCGGCGCCCACGTGGACGACTCTAATCTTCTTATCTATGCCGAAGGCTCCGGCGACACCGTCGACGCCTCCCGATGGACCATGCGCCTCCTCGCCGAAAGCCCCTACGGATTCCCCGACCGGCCGGAACGCCTGGTGGTCGTCCTGCTGAAGTGGAGTGAAACGCAGGATGTCGTCGCCGAACACCTGAACCGCAAGGCCCAACTCCAGGCCGCCGCTCGCATGAACGACATGCTCGAAATCCACCGCCGGCGCCACGGCAACCGCGGCCACGCCAGCGTCATCGGCTTCAGCGCCGGCACGCGCGTCACCCAGTTCGCCTTCTCCGGACAGGTGCCCGAAGGCGAGGACTCCCATCCCGAA of Planctomycetota bacterium contains these proteins:
- a CDS encoding TolC family protein, encoding MVRKIALGPLGAVMLGLALLLLASCVSMDFTRPSDYIGPVREAEVRPPAPPPALPPEAAPAEPPPAEAPEAAAPQPIEFGVQEAIVMAMENNRALSVERLRPPIRRTFEQEERAAFDPVLTAGAGRERTREPDTPPDGPSNLVTKAIATDTAVSEFLPTGTTLSVGASTEVLDGSLYDDRLASTRVGLSVTQALLRGASVQANLASLRQARLDTLASEYELRGFAEALAASTEDAYWDYALAERRIEIFQGALALAEKQMAETQERINAGSLAEIELAASEAEVALRRENLINARSGLATFGLRLLRLLNPAGGAFWDRPIVLGNQPSVPDVELDKVGQHVRVARRMRPDLNQARLLVKRGDLELVKTRNGLLPRLDLFVTLGRTGYADSFGRSVEATDEGQNYDVFAGVQFLYPPINREARAQHSRAVLSRQQSLEAVRNLAQLVEEDVRSAYIEVNRAREQIPATAATRQFQQEKVRAETEKFRVGKSTSLLVAQAQRDLLQSQIAEVQAVTNYLKALVNLHRLEGSLLERRGIAAPGREPVTLAGEAD